From the genome of Anopheles funestus chromosome 2RL, idAnoFuneDA-416_04, whole genome shotgun sequence:
cgcAAACGACAGGACAGGTGGCAGGGGGGTGGGGTGGGTGTGGTGAAAATGGGCCGGTGACTATGGGTGGTAGGACActacacattttatttaaaggaGCGAAAGAAAGCGTACATGAAAGATTAAGTATTGTTGTATGCACGCGAAAGAAACGCACAATGATCATCGTTCAAAAGACAAACACGCAATACAAAGGTCAAAAATCGTACTacaaaaatcatgaaaatggaaattctaTTATCTGGGACCAGCGTACAAAAGGCAAGAATATGAAAATTTCAGAGCAGATTGATGTTTAAACTGTTATCCTTGCGATTTGTGTGACATGCAGTAAAAAGAGACCCGTTTAATCAAGCCAACGATTGAGATAAGATAAGGGAAGATAATCAATATGATCCGGGGTTCATGGACTACCATagatgcaaataaaaaaaaaaaataaaaacaccgaGCGAATATTGTAGAACGATAAGAGAAAGGAGATGCACAGAGCGATAGTGTGAGATAAAGTGGACAAAAGACTGAGAATGAGGCGAAACTGGTAAACGGGGACCAAAATCAAACGACTTGTTAGAGGTTCCATAGGAGAAGGCAGAAACCGAACCGAGAAGAAGAGATTGCAATTACGTTACTACCAACTGATGTGCACTCAACAGACGGTAAAAGAAAGGAGTAGGAAGAAAAGATGAGATGgacgaagaaaggaaaatagatTCAAAACAGGTTCGTAGCGATGGCATGATGGAAGACTCTAGTTGCCATAAGAGCACAGTTGTACTGATAGAAGACAATTACCAATCGCAAAGCTTGGAAGCGTGAGTTTGAgcttctatttaaaaaaaaaaatactaatctATTGCTCGAGGGTCATCGATGTACGACGAGCGGCCACTGTTtgctattttcattcaaaattaaCCTCTTTCAATTGATGGCGCTTATGCTCCacttgtagttttttttcgagtGAGAATATACTTAATAGAAGGATGGAGGAGTAGCAGAGCAGCATAGATAGAGGAGACACAGGGACCTTCGTCCCGTTTAGTGTATGAAACGGATGAAGAGACAGAGGAAGAGTAATAATTAGAGccagaaggaaggaaaaacaggtACGGTGGCAGAGAGTGTAGAAAATGACAGATAACTAGGAATAATGAAAGAGACGAGCTGGGAACATTGACTTAAATACATCCGGCACATTGGGCGGGAAGTACAAATAGTGGACAagtaacaaaaccaacaataaacacaagaaatacaacaacacaagaagagaaaagaagTGTCCGAGTGAAGCGGGTTGTGCGAAATAGGGTGACTTACCGCAGCAAACGGGTGATGTAATCGGGCCAATTGTCCGGAAACATTACGAGAAAGAAACCGACTGCTATCAATATGATACCGGCCAGCTTCATACCGGCAAAGTGAGCCCCGTACAGCACAATGTCGAGTGCTGTGAAAGAATCGTACAAACAGATCAGGTACTCGACACCTTCCAAAATGCGCCGTCGTGCTGTTGTGCCCCTTTTACGGCATGCTGGGTGTGGGAAGTGGTTCGGTAGGATCCAATACAACTACTTACCAGCCGACACGGGTACAGCCGTTATGAGTCCCAGGGTGACGAACATGTTGTACGTAACGGCACTGCTGAACTGTGTAAGGATGTGAAATACTgggatcgtaaaaaaaaatgaaggaaaagaaCGTTTCAGCTCatgcttttggtttttttttgcataaaaaagtaaattggTTTAGAGGATCTTTGGGCGAACAGGGTGTTCGAGATCAGTTACCAAACTGGAACATTTGTGGATTATCTACAAGTAGAAGTGGATTATTGAAAGGTAGAAGGGAaatctttccttctttctcgACCATTTTTGATTCCCAACAAAGCTTTCTTGACTAACGCTGTGGCCAAGATTTATATTTCGACATGACTGACATGTGTTATTTGAGAACGCATGTTATGGAATCAGCTTTAATTTGCACAGAATCCAGAAAGTATGATAGACATACCTATCTACCTTTCATACCTCTACCTCCATTCTACTTTTACttctgaaaaaaatattaaaacctGTCTGAAGCACCCTGTTCATGTAAATGTACATTGAACCGTCGTGAAACCGTGGAACGTTTTGCTATTCGTTGATAACAAACTTGCAAATCAAACTATTCTTACCTAGCAGTAAGACACTGGCCATCAACAGAACCACCCAGGGAAGGGTTTCCCAGGGCATAATTTCGGCACCGGTAAAGTAGAGCGCTATGCAGACTGGCCACAGGATGGCCGCGTTCAGAAAGCCGATAATCGAGAACGTGAACGCAATCTGACCGACCGGCGGATCGCCCATCACCTTGCGAAACATTACTTTGAAGACGGCATATCCGGCAGCGGCCAGGGCCGCCAAAACCACTCCGCCCAACGTCGGGCTACCCGTAATTCCGTCCATGTAGGCTAGCAGCGCAATACCCGTATCACAAAGTATCACAGCAACAATCTGCGTGAAAGGATCAGGATCGTGATCAATTCCAATTCAAAAGCAATGATAAAACCATGCGTTTTCACACTTACCCGCACACCGACAAACTGTTCCTGCAGTATTACCCAGGCCAGCAAGTACACGCAGGCGACGTTCGTCGCGAACAGTGCCATCACGTCGGTTGCCAGCAGGGCCTTGAGCGAGAGCGCGTACAGATACGTGGTGAGTAGCCACAGGATGCAGAACGTGAGACAACGATTCAGGAAGCGCCCTATAGTGAAGCCCCGGTCACGGAAGCCTCGCAGTATTTCGCCCAACACTTCGCCGGTTCCATCGCACTTTTTGATCGCAACTCGCCCCAGAATGTAGATCGGGAAGAAGAGTATTGCGAAGTTGGTACAGAACCACGAGGCAAAGAAGGGCGCATTGAAGACGTGCGTCGTAACCGGGGGTGCGATACGATCGGATGTAACAATCGGTTTGGCCGTTGAGGGCAGAAACGACGAGGTTGGTCCAAACCCGTGCACTATCATGGCCGAGGTGGAGTTTTGGTCTGGTGCCGCAACACCCGATACCGTGTCGGTCGTTCCGTCGGTGATGAACGCGGTCAGGTGTGGAGGTAATGTGGAAGCGTAGGTATTTCGGCGCAGGTACAGGAACTTGATGCAGTGAGTTGCACCAACCCACGAGGCCGTCACTAGTACTGTAACGCACACACCGAAGTACATCTTCTGCGCCAACTCCGAGCAGCACGAAGCCCGACAGGCCTTTAAGCGCGAGGTGGAGGGTGGACTCGACGGTGCTGGGTTCACTGAGCCAGGGCCACCACCGATGCCCGTTCCCAGACCGCCCCCACCACCGAGGAGCGCATGTGGCTGTGAGGTCGGTGTATCACAACCGCCGTGCATTCCACCGGTCACCGTGATGCCGATCAGACTGTCCTGACCATCGTGCTGGCTCGAGGTCACCGAATCCGAATGTGTAATCTGTGGCACGTTGTTCGTGAAACCTCCAAAGGGTCCATTTGGGGAGTCTCCTAGGGGAATTATGGCGACGAGAAACACATTGTAAGGGTTAAATTCGTAAAACATGTTGCGAAACACGGATGGCGGATGAGTAGAAACCGACCTGTCACCACAACAGACGGAGCACGAACGCGTTTCGGGTTGAAAATGGCCGGTATTTCGCTATCCCGTGTCATGGCGTTCTCTACCATGTCCGCTGTCCCTTGTAGCTCGACTTAACCTTACGTGACGTCTCGATACTTCTGTTTAACATTTTAGGCGCACTAGAATGAatattaacaaatattttaattacaccACTCAAACGAGATACACGTACAATGTTGTTTTCATTAACTATTGGATTTTTAAACATCTTTTTacgatatgtttttttgcgaTGAGAGCGTTCTTCCGTAGTAAGGACTACGTAGTCATAATAAATCAAGAAAAAACTAGATATGGGCAACCATGATTTAGAAGGTCGATAAGCCAGGAAAACAAGAAGTAATTCCAGCACAGCTGTTGAATCCATGCTTTAGTAATGTGCAGaagaatgtaaataaattcaaacattttttctttcaacatgTATCATCTTTGGATTatactagtgatgggaaaaatgaatttttcgccggaatcgattccggctAGCTccgaaaatttttggaatcgattccgggaAGTAGGTCCGGAATCactttccggaatcgattccggagtcgattccggaatcgattccggaatcggttccaattccggagtcgattccggaatcggttccaattccggagtcgattccggaatcggttccggaatcgattccggagtcgattccggaatcggaatcggttccgattccggaatcggcttcggaattgattatttttgttttcattattgtacATCATTCCATGCGTGCTTTAGTAATGTCGCTTCCAATGTTTATGTATGTGAGCAACAATAGATCATAAAAGTTTTTACCATTATAAATCtgagttaaaattatttacagatTATTTCTAGACTACTACCACAACGCTTGTCaacaatttgattttgatgCTCACACACATTAACATTGGAAGCGACATTACTAAAGCGCGCATGGAATGATGTATAatactgaaaacaaaaacaataaattccgcaaccgattccggaatcgactccggTATCGATTCCGAAatcggaaccgactccggaatcggTACTGACTCCGAAatcggaaccgactccggaatcgattccggaatcggaagcgactccggaatcggaaccgactccggaatcgattccggaatcggaagcgactccggaatcggaaccgattccggaatcgattccggagtcggaatcgattccagaagcggaatcggaatcggaaccgattccaaacacggaatcggaaccaGGTAGTTCCGATTCCGAGTGCCCATCACTAGATTATACACAAATGTATTGTACACACTGAAATTAACTTTGAGTAGCtcaaagttataaaaaaagtttcaagcactgttttattttaaatttgacaCATTAAGATCGCACattggtgtatgtgttaaatgGCGCCATTTCcaaacgacaggaccgggtatcaaatcccatctggaccgtcccccgtaggaAGGAGtaactatccggctacgtggtaaaaaaaagtctgataagccagaaatggcaggcgTAACCTTATAtaggtcgttaagccatgaagaagaaaaaacattgcacAGCCTGTTAATTGAACGGGTTAGCGCCAGTCTCAAATTCATTCCGAATCGTACCCCAGCCCCAGTATGTAAAACTCACTATCGAGCTTGGGTAAAAAAGTttaaggaaatttaaaaatggaacGCCAAGATCTCTTGAAGTTGTGGAGCCTCAAAAGAGGTAGAATATTAAgcaaataaacgaaaacacaacacaacaagtATTTATCATCTAAATCCCTGTGAAGGCGCAGCGCACAATTCTCTTTTGAAATTTAAGTGCGGCTACAAGCTATGATAAgaaatcatgaaaaaaaagataatttaaaattcccaACTGCATCCTAATTGTCTTTCAGGTTTACAAAACTTTCCCATTCGCTTACCATGCAAAGATCTAGTGATgttgggaaaaaaatctttaaccCGATTGCATAAAATTTCACACAGCTTTGTCACCCATAAGGTACGCAGATTGGGCTTGGGAGTTCCGGGACTGCTAAGagattttcataaaaaaaacattaccacTGATTTATGGCCGCGGCAGCACGCTTTGGCCGATCGGCTTAGATCCACATCTAATCTTTTGATTTTCCGATCTGTGATCTGATTACTTTGACCGGTTATATGGCCGATTGTAAGAAGAACTGACCAATACATTCACTGGTAGGAAGTTTCCATTCCGATATGAAAGCTACTGGTGTTAAAGTTACATTGCACCAAATGGGGAGTCATGCGTACCCCTCCCTGGTCGAAGATGTTATGTGTTGCATCTAATAGAAGCCATCTGAGCCGCGTATGAAACCAATATGATAAAATCATAAATCCATAAATTCTTTACTGTGGGTGTGGACTGGAGCATCCATCGACAACGACTTGAAACTGTCTCGGAACACCTGTAAAGCGGCCGCGATACTTTCCCCAAAATTGGAAAttgtggacaaaaaaaaactcaactgaAAAACGGCGCTCATGCGCGGGGTGTGCCACGGCCACCATTGCAATGGGGACACTGTTCAGATGAAATTTCGTGTTTTATGAGGTCCATTAATTCGAGTGTCCTTCTCAGTTTGCTCTGCGTCTGCTGTTCGCCATGGTCTAATCAGTCACGGCTGAATGTTTCAGCCCTACGTAGCATGACAACAAGGCGGCTGGACTGGACTGTAGCgattagtttcttttctaaCGCACTTTTGGAGCTGTGTTCTTGGAGTTGAGCCATAAATCATGACTTGGTCAATGAGTCCCCACTGGTTCCACACGGGAGGGGTACATGGTGCGCGCCCTTCCAAAGTACAAGAACGCGGCCTAGTTCGTTAACTAGCAGAATAGGGAATATTTTGGCAAAAGTGAAGGGATGCTTGCTGGAACGAACGCATAGAGTTGCTATTGGCCGTAAAGTTGAACAGATAAAgatcttaaaaaaagaattaaaaacaaaacttgccgaaaacaatttaataacaGTGTTACGTGAGGTGGTGCAAAACTTCCTTTCGAAAAGTTCGACTACCGCTAGGTGGACCTGAATTTGGCTAGACAGGTGACATAATTTCGTActtggtgggggggggggggggggtagtaTCGAGAACGCCAACGAATCCACATTTTGTCCGGTACTTAATCGAGCAAAATCTCAACTCCTGACCacgatcaacaaaaacaaaaatgcccACACACAATTAATACTATCATAGCAGACTTTAGCTTGAGGAAAATAAAGGGAAGGGTTGTGCTTAATGCAGAATGAGAGAAGGATAGAgggagacagagagagagagaaagagtaagAGAAATGAACCGAAAAATCGCAATCGTTTCAAATCGCTTCACCACGTTGCGCGTTGGGCAGCTGGGCGCATGTTGGATAGCATGTTGCGCGCATCCACCATCGCGAGAAGCTCAGTTACGAACGAACGCCGCACGCAAACACAGGTGCCAACAGAAGGCGTCTGCACGAATCGGTCGGCACTTGGTGCATGTCGCTAAGCATTCCACTAAGTGAAACAAACATATCCGTGTGTTGCAAAGTGGATCTTTGTGTACTATTCCATATATTCTGTAATACGTGTATGAGTGGAAGGGTTTAGTGCGTGTCGCGAATGCATATGTTTGAATGGGTGATATGAACGATTCTAACGAATCGTCGGCAACCTAACTTGTGGTGAAAATTAGTTTCGTGCCCAACAACAATTGACTAAAGCAAACTGCACCACAACCATTCTGTTACGCCATCATCCTTAAACGCGCTGGTTACAAACGCAAAGTTGTGTGAACACGAAACCGAATGCATCATACACTACACTAGATCACTCCAGTGTCCAACAATCTTCCCGACGGCATGATGGCTAACGGAACACCCACGAATATCTCCTTCCCGGGATGGCTATTAGTGGTGGTAAGTATTGTGCGGATCTCAGCTCATTCATCAGCAGGGGTGCTGGCCAGACGGCAGCAGTGCATCCACGCAACAGGCAGCCAGCCAGAGAGCATCTTCATGGATTTTGTTGCTGAtctgatcgatcgatcagaCAACGGGTGCCGCAATGTGGTTCGATTGTAAGATGAAGCTGTGATGTAACAAAACGTACCGAACGTGTGGCCGTTGGTCGGACGAATGATTAATCACGATAAGTTTTTCGGgttattggtttgtttttttttatatttgctaCCATTTCTCGACCATTTCCTGCCAAGGTGGGGAACGTGTGGCGATGAGAAGTAATTTGGTGTAATTGCAGCAGCAGTGCGTGTGCGAGCATAATTTGCCCCAGATTCGTGAGCGTTTGTGATATGGAATTTCTCAGCAAACGGCTCTTAGCTTATGAAGAGGAAGTTTTGGATATTGGCAAAACATAAATGTATTGGACGTGGAAACAATTCATACAATAGCAAAGAAAAATTGTGTCAAAGTGCTTTTCATTCAATGGTATGAATGTTGTGATACTGTGAAAAAACCGTCATAGGGCCATAGAGGCCATAGAGAGACTCTGTCATAAAGAGTGTGGTATGATAAAAACTTCAAACGGATTTGTTCCGATCGACCCGAGACCAACTGCAACCGATTGCAACCGTAGGTGCAACAGGTATGCAACCAAAAACCGGCATACATTGGGTCGTTAGTGTTGCTGGAGGTCACAAGCAGCTATATTTACACTATTACACGTCATGCACCTCCTACAAATCCGTTTCCTGCAGTTAATTGACGAACTAAATATACTACCAGGCCCAATGTCGTAGAAACAAGTGGAACAGATTTGCAGGCCGGTTCAGGCGCCATATCTTAGCGCTTCACCACCATTCAACGGCGTTAAGCTATCGGAGCTGGAGAAGGGCAATTAGTGGCCTTCCGGGGTGGAGGATGGTATCCACCTAAACTGTGAACCGAGTGGCCGTCTGTCAGCTGATGAAATAGTTCCGTACACACTCGGACACATCACCACATCATGTGCAATGTAAAGACGCAAAGTGGTTCGTCCATTTCGCCCATTTCTGCTTGACAATACACTAACGCCACCGGCAGGCTACACATTTGACTCTCGCACTCACATTGCATGATCTGCTTTCATGAATATTTATGATCAACAGCAGACAGCTCAGGGTAGGAAGAAGCGCCTGCAAACTCCAACAGGTCGACCAGCAGCAATACATTCGAACTTGTTGGGGAATGTTTGCAAAGAATGGACACtttttggttgtgtgtgttgtaaGCTCTGGTTAGTTATTCATTCCGCTATTCAACCACCGGAAGAAAATTCAATGTCCTCCATTCATTCAGTGAGATAAATTACATCGTTTAAAAATCATTGCATTTAATTTACTGCACTATTGAAGCTTAACATACCATAAAGAAGGTAATGACTTGCGGACAAGATTCTTGCCTCTTACGAGATGTCTAGTATCTCAAGAAAAGAGTTCATTCATTCAGTAATTAGGAGAAAACATTGAACTTCTTCGCACAGTTGATGCACAAACCGATCAACTAGAGAGAACCTTTTTGACACCAAACTTTATTCACAACAATATTTTCACATAAAACTCATGTAGGGAAATTCTGACACGCCATGGGTTTACATGGAAGGGCAACAAATCCACCGGTTACTCCATCATCGACAGGTTGAAATGAGCGTGAATATATGGTAAAGTTAGCTACACAATCGTTTCGCATGATTGATCTTACACAAATGTTTCGTGACGCTTATGCAAACTATCAACTAATTGTTCCACATTGGGTGTAGATAATTTGGGCTATCCCACGTTTTAAGcgcataattattttaatattactaTGCTTTTAAAGGCGTATAACATGTATGCAGCGTTGCTATCGTTaggaaatcagaaaaaatgaaGGGAAACGAATTTTTCGGCTACACAACGCGGATGTTTGGCTGACATCATTCTGTTACATTCTATTGTCAAATTTCCGCCTCATAGTATTTATTGCCGAACGCCTTATCCGCTCCCAAGCTTACATAAGAATCAATATACAACACAAACAGAATTTAATCATGATCTACTGTACAATACGATCCAATTTCCAATtgatacatttatttatacGCTAATATCTTTGTACTGACGGGGTTTGAGCCCATGGCGTCGTTAAATTAATGTAACCTGTCAGCAGATGAAGCAGGAAACAATCAGCAACAGATCAGTCGGCGATCCACAGTGCTAGACAATGACAAATTTAACAGACTATTAGTCAAGGTAAATCAAACGGCATATTAGTTGGTTGGAACGTTGGAAATGAAACGCTAGCTTATATgatatgtttgtttgattgccGTTTTACCACACTTACATGTCAATAACAAAcgtataaaatgtttttatgcgCTTCATCTAAACATGCTAAAACTTGCTAGTCTACTAATTTGAGATCAGCCTCTAAATAAGCGTCCAGTCAGT
Proteins encoded in this window:
- the LOC125763878 gene encoding putative thiamine transporter SLC35F3 isoform X6; amino-acid sequence: MVENAMTRDSEIPAIFNPKRVRAPSVVVTGDSPNGPFGGFTNNVPQITHSDSVTSSQHDGQDSLIGITVTGGMHGGCDTPTSQPHALLGGGGGLGTGIGGGPGSVNPAPSSPPSTSRLKACRASCCSELAQKMYFGVCVTVLVTASWVGATHCIKFLYLRRNTYASTLPPHLTAFITDGTTDTVSGVAAPDQNSTSAMIVHGFGPTSSFLPSTAKPIVTSDRIAPPVTTHVFNAPFFASWFCTNFAILFFPIYILGRVAIKKCDGTGEVLGEILRGFRDRGFTIGRFLNRCLTFCILWLLTTYLYALSLKALLATDVMALFATNVACVYLLAWVILQEQFVGVRIVAVILCDTGIALLAYMDGITGSPTLGGVVLAALAAAGYAVFKVMFRKVMGDPPVGQIAFTFSIIGFLNAAILWPVCIALYFTGAEIMPWETLPWVVLLMASVLLLVFHILTQFSSAVTYNMFVTLGLITAVPVSAALDIVLYGAHFAGMKLAGIILIAVGFFLVMFPDNWPDYITRLLRWGRHPRSGTPSQHRDVIDYRTGYIRSHLRSPSGRVR
- the LOC125763878 gene encoding uncharacterized protein LOC125763878 isoform X2, which codes for MVENAMTRDSEIPAIFNPKRVRAPSVVVTGDSPNGPFGGFTNNVPQITHSDSVTSSQHDGQDSLIGITVTGGMHGGCDTPTSQPHALLGGGGGLGTGIGGGPGSVNPAPSSPPSTSRLKACRASCCSELAQKMYFGVCVTVLVTASWVGATHCIKFLYLRRNTYASTLPPHLTAFITDGTTDTVSGVAAPDQNSTSAMIVHGFGPTSSFLPSTAKPIVTSDRIAPPVTTHVFNAPFFASWFCTNFAILFFPIYILGRVAIKKCDGTGEVLGEILRGFRDRGFTIGRFLNRCLTFCILWLLTTYLYALSLKALLATDVMALFATNVACVYLLAWVILQEQFVGVRIVAVILCDTGIALLAYMDGITGSPTLGGVVLAALAAAGYAVFKVMFRKVMGDPPVGQIAFTFSIIGFLNAAILWPVCIALYFTGAEIMPWETLPWVVLLMASVLLLVFHILTQFSSAVTYNMFVTLGLITAVPVSAALDIVLYGAHFAGMKLAGIILIAVGFFLVMFPDNWPDYITRLLRKTGRALLRNQCCCDTADNDYENSMGSSSSKRNSIAASRRHRLSDGLHSIASSLSLWPGEMTDLQQQQQQQQLHHQQSLQHFQHILRNDSSSDFVGLNPHAKLRHYSLTEMTTNFIRKPGSIRLSPGLGTGSGPNSLSATSSHRYPSMNGRSSSYGSLE
- the LOC125763878 gene encoding solute carrier family 35 member F4 isoform X3, whose product is MVENAMTRDSEIPAIFNPKRVRAPSVVVTGDSPNGPFGGFTNNVPQITHSDSVTSSQHDGQDSLIGITVTGGMHGGCDTPTSQPHALLGGGGGLGTGIGGGPGSVNPAPSSPPSTSRLKACRASCCSELAQKMYFGVCVTVLVTASWVGATHCIKFLYLRRNTYASTLPPHLTAFITDGTTDTVSGVAAPDQNSTSAMIVHGFGPTSSFLPSTAKPIVTSDRIAPPVTTHVFNAPFFASWFCTNFAILFFPIYILGRVAIKKCDGTGEVLGEILRGFRDRGFTIGRFLNRCLTFCILWLLTTYLYALSLKALLATDVMALFATNVACVYLLAWVILQEQFVGVRIVAVILCDTGIALLAYMDGITGSPTLGGVVLAALAAAGYAVFKVMFRKVMGDPPVGQIAFTFSIIGFLNAAILWPVCIALYFTGAEIMPWETLPWVVLLMASVLLLVFHILTQFSSAVTYNMFVTLGLITAVPVSAALDIVLYGAHFAGMKLAGIILIAVGFFLVMFPDNWPDYITRLLRKTGRALLRNQCCCDTADNDYENSKYHLVGSQREIYYKRVGQPFVEGILSLPHPPLLSDRTYICTTHRVFCVYRVAECSSSSS
- the LOC125763878 gene encoding putative thiamine transporter SLC35F3 isoform X8, coding for MVENAMTRDSEIPAIFNPKRVRAPSVVVTGDSPNGPFGGFTNNVPQITHSDSVTSSQHDGQDSLIGITVTGGMHGGCDTPTSQPHALLGGGGGLGTGIGGGPGSVNPAPSSPPSTSRLKACRASCCSELAQKMYFGVCVTVLVTASWVGATHCIKFLYLRRNTYASTLPPHLTAFITDGTTDTVSGVAAPDQNSTSAMIVHGFGPTSSFLPSTAKPIVTSDRIAPPVTTHVFNAPFFASWFCTNFAILFFPIYILGRVAIKKCDGTGEVLGEILRGFRDRGFTIGRFLNRCLTFCILWLLTTYLYALSLKALLATDVMALFATNVACVYLLAWVILQEQFVGVRIVAVILCDTGIALLAYMDGITGSPTLGGVVLAALAAAGYAVFKVMFRKVMGDPPVGQIAFTFSIIGFLNAAILWPVCIALYFTGAEIMPWETLPWVVLLMASVLLLVFHILTQFSSAVTYNMFVTLGLITAVPVSAALDIVLYGAHFAGMKLAGIILIAVGFFLVMFPDNWPDYITRLLRNIILLGHNARYTTKESASLL
- the LOC125763878 gene encoding putative thiamine transporter SLC35F3 isoform X5 is translated as MVENAMTRDSEIPAIFNPKRVRAPSVVVTGDSPNGPFGGFTNNVPQITHSDSVTSSQHDGQDSLIGITVTGGMHGGCDTPTSQPHALLGGGGGLGTGIGGGPGSVNPAPSSPPSTSRLKACRASCCSELAQKMYFGVCVTVLVTASWVGATHCIKFLYLRRNTYASTLPPHLTAFITDGTTDTVSGVAAPDQNSTSAMIVHGFGPTSSFLPSTAKPIVTSDRIAPPVTTHVFNAPFFASWFCTNFAILFFPIYILGRVAIKKCDGTGEVLGEILRGFRDRGFTIGRFLNRCLTFCILWLLTTYLYALSLKALLATDVMALFATNVACVYLLAWVILQEQFVGVRIVAVILCDTGIALLAYMDGITGSPTLGGVVLAALAAAGYAVFKVMFRKVMGDPPVGQIAFTFSIIGFLNAAILWPVCIALYFTGAEIMPWETLPWVVLLMASVLLLVFHILTQFSSAVTYNMFVTLGLITAVPVSAALDIVLYGAHFAGMKLAGIILIAVGFFLVMFPDNWPDYITRLLRKTGRALLRNQCCCDTADNDYENSKYHLVGSQRESASLL
- the LOC125763878 gene encoding putative thiamine transporter SLC35F3 isoform X4 — its product is MVENAMTRDSEIPAIFNPKRVRAPSVVVTGDSPNGPFGGFTNNVPQITHSDSVTSSQHDGQDSLIGITVTGGMHGGCDTPTSQPHALLGGGGGLGTGIGGGPGSVNPAPSSPPSTSRLKACRASCCSELAQKMYFGVCVTVLVTASWVGATHCIKFLYLRRNTYASTLPPHLTAFITDGTTDTVSGVAAPDQNSTSAMIVHGFGPTSSFLPSTAKPIVTSDRIAPPVTTHVFNAPFFASWFCTNFAILFFPIYILGRVAIKKCDGTGEVLGEILRGFRDRGFTIGRFLNRCLTFCILWLLTTYLYALSLKALLATDVMALFATNVACVYLLAWVILQEQFVGVRIVAVILCDTGIALLAYMDGITGSPTLGGVVLAALAAAGYAVFKVMFRKVMGDPPVGQIAFTFSIIGFLNAAILWPVCIALYFTGAEIMPWETLPWVVLLMASVLLLVFHILTQFSSAVTYNMFVTLGLITAVPVSAALDIVLYGAHFAGMKLAGIILIAVGFFLVMFPDNWPDYITRLLRNIILLGHNARWGRHPRSGTPSQHRDVIDYRTGYIRSHLRSPSGRVR
- the LOC125763878 gene encoding putative thiamine transporter SLC35F3 isoform X7: MVENAMTRDSEIPAIFNPKRVRAPSVVVTGDSPNGPFGGFTNNVPQITHSDSVTSSQHDGQDSLIGITVTGGMHGGCDTPTSQPHALLGGGGGLGTGIGGGPGSVNPAPSSPPSTSRLKACRASCCSELAQKMYFGVCVTVLVTASWVGATHCIKFLYLRRNTYASTLPPHLTAFITDGTTDTVSGVAAPDQNSTSAMIVHGFGPTSSFLPSTAKPIVTSDRIAPPVTTHVFNAPFFASWFCTNFAILFFPIYILGRVAIKKCDGTGEVLGEILRGFRDRGFTIGRFLNRCLTFCILWLLTTYLYALSLKALLATDVMALFATNVACVYLLAWVILQEQFVGVRIVAVILCDTGIALLAYMDGITGSPTLGGVVLAALAAAGYAVFKVMFRKVMGDPPVGQIAFTFSIIGFLNAAILWPVCIALYFTGAEIMPWETLPWVVLLMASVLLLVFHILTQFSSAVTYNMFVTLGLITAVPVSAALDIVLYGAHFAGMKLAGIILIAVGFFLVMFPDNWPDYITRLLRNIILLGHNASRPAFCRRDIVVASPTSTVR
- the LOC125763878 gene encoding solute carrier family 35 member F4 isoform X1, giving the protein MVENAMTRDSEIPAIFNPKRVRAPSVVVTGDSPNGPFGGFTNNVPQITHSDSVTSSQHDGQDSLIGITVTGGMHGGCDTPTSQPHALLGGGGGLGTGIGGGPGSVNPAPSSPPSTSRLKACRASCCSELAQKMYFGVCVTVLVTASWVGATHCIKFLYLRRNTYASTLPPHLTAFITDGTTDTVSGVAAPDQNSTSAMIVHGFGPTSSFLPSTAKPIVTSDRIAPPVTTHVFNAPFFASWFCTNFAILFFPIYILGRVAIKKCDGTGEVLGEILRGFRDRGFTIGRFLNRCLTFCILWLLTTYLYALSLKALLATDVMALFATNVACVYLLAWVILQEQFVGVRIVAVILCDTGIALLAYMDGITGSPTLGGVVLAALAAAGYAVFKVMFRKVMGDPPVGQIAFTFSIIGFLNAAILWPVCIALYFTGAEIMPWETLPWVVLLMASVLLLVFHILTQFSSAVTYNMFVTLGLITAVPVSAALDIVLYGAHFAGMKLAGIILIAVGFFLVMFPDNWPDYITRLLRKTGRALLRNQCCCDTADNDYENSKYHLVGSQREMGSSSSKRNSIAASRRHRLSDGLHSIASSLSLWPGEMTDLQQQQQQQQLHHQQSLQHFQHILRNDSSSDFVGLNPHAKLRHYSLTEMTTNFIRKPGSIRLSPGLGTGSGPNSLSATSSHRYPSMNGRSSSYGSLE